The DNA region TTCTCTCCGCTTCAATGaaggaaaaccaaaaacaaacgcTATTGTTAATATTTGACTGGAATAACTGTTACTCCAAAACCATAACTGTTTTATCTGGGAATCATATGGGTTTATAATTAAATCCAGAAGAAAAAGGGCAGCTAAATTGCTGATAGTCTTGGGCAATAGCTggagttgtttttaaattgtgtgtttcaaTTTTATGTCTTACATGACATTGCAAAAGTTTTCTGTGAGGACAGGAGggtttgtgcagcagcagttgCCCGGTCATCTGGGGGCTTACTTCCTGTCAGATCTGCGACTGGAACACTTTTACTGATGGCTCAGCAGATTTTATGcacgtgtgtttgtgcctgAGTTTGCTGGTGTGGTGATGCCTCTTATAAATCCTTACACAGACATCTGGCATGACAGTGCCTGCGCTGCTACGAGCTAATTCAGGCTTGGATCTCAGCTACTGGCAAGTTGGCATTATTTGTGACAATGTAGAGATAACTGTGTTCATTATCTTCTGAGCACATCTAGTTTTATCTCATCTGGCAACCTGTCATAATTAGGTTTTGAGTCAGATTAATTGCATGATCCTGAATGTTACAAATTCTATCTATAACTaagtaaaatgtgaattaaGAACATTTGTCAGCCCAGGCTCCTTGAGCCCAGTGACCTGCAGGGTTTCCTGGCCTAGCTCACTGGTCTGGCCTGGGTAATCAGTGCCTGGTGCTGAGTGAGCACGAGAACTCAAAGATTGAGCTGGGGAAGCGACTGGCTTCTTTCGCTGCAGGAGAACAGCAGCGTCTTTGTAGCTCTAGAGCAGCCACGGACAAGGACATAAAAGGGAATGCGCTTCATCCAGTTACTTGGATTCCACTCCAGCACACAACAGACTTAATGCCAACCCAAAAAACCTTGTTGATCTGACTTTCACTATCACACAAGGGCACAGAAAGGATCATCTTGACTCAGTTAGAAGGAAATGTATCCTTATGTCCCAGGTGTCATTGTGCCTGGCATTGTATTTGGTAACGaacacaaaatcatttcaaGGTTCATGTATTCAGCTTGAGTTTTACAGCGAGTGTCGCCGCCCTACATTAAGGGTTAGCTGCTGTAAAGAGCTGCTGTAATCGTTAATGTTTTCAATATACTGATCTCTTTAGAATAACATGAAAGACAAAGTTAATGCCCAGCTGGGAATACGAGTACACATACAGTCAACTTAAACTAGGAATCTGAAACTAAACACAGGCTTACAAAGGTGACTGCAGCTCTGTTAGTGAGATTGTTTCTCCAGTACCTGTTCAACATGTCTGTACTCACACACTCTTAAACTCTAGACAGGTTTCAACAAATAccctgaaaacaacaaaatacaagaGGGAATTCAGGGGAATGTGAGATAGAGCTGTACGACAACTCACATTTTCCTGGGTATAGATGGTTATGCTCTTCACTTGtattaaaaatcaaaagtcacacatttttcatctatttctgtcaaataatgaaatttGGAATTATCTTAGTTTTGactatatgtttaaaaaaatccataCAAGTATCATGTTCATCTATTTAAGGTTGATTCACCATTGTGACATTTGCAGCCTTTTGTGTCAAGTAAAAAAGACACACCAAACTAGAGCCAGCATGATCCAATTAGTTCAAAGCAATAGGACCAAAGAACATGCTGACGGAATAAGAGAGTGGACTGAAGGAGGAAAATGGCTCAAATACAAATTTGAAGAATAAAATGAGACAATGTGAACTCTTTGAGCTGGCAGTTCTAGAGTCAAAAACCCGGTCAACAAACAGTGAggggtttgtgtttctctgagtCCAAACAGCAGCTCCCGAGCCGAAGGCCAAGCCAGACTCCAGCTAGTctttgcaaaacaaaagagcGATAATGAGGGAAGATGCATGCATGAGTGTTCAGGCATGGCTCTGATATGATTTACATGCTGACAGCATGGGTAGGAGGGGTGGGAAACATGGTGTACAGGAGTTATTAGAACagtctgaaatatttcatttctttagcAGAGTGTCTTCAATGGGGAAATGATGTTAAACTTTACAAATGCAAAGGGTTAACCTTTGAGATGTGAAACACTGGGGTGTCTGTGGCCTGCAGCCAGGTTACACATACAGACTGACCCTGCAGAGTCTCAGAGTTGCAGAGTTTCTCTCAAAATTGCTCACTTTTACATGTCCAggcatatctttttttttttttttttaaagcctgtgATTATATGTAAGAACACCAACCGAAGATCGCCGGCTCTTTGCTTTTCCCACAGTCTCTATATTTACTTCTTACATATCTGTTTTTATCTCCTTAGGGAGTCAAGAAACCTTTCACAGAAGTCATCAAGGCAAATATAGGTGATGCCCACGCAATGGGGCAGAAGCCAATCACGTTTCTCAGACAGGTTGGTCCACTTTTTGTATCAAGTCATTAGGTTATCTGCATATTGTGATCAGATATTACTCAAAATTATGAATGCATGTGAGAAAAGACTGCTGACACTGACGCTTTATCAGTGAATTAAAACAGAGGGGAAAAATGATTTTAGAAACTGtttgcacagattttttttacttatgtAGCTACAGATGGGGTTGGAAGGTCATTAACAAAAGTTGGGACACATGTTGGAATTGTTCACATGaacttatatttatttaaatgaatgtaaaaatgggTAAATTAGCTTTATGTCTGAGTAAGGCTTGAGTTATGTTGATGTTATAACTAactgtttagtttttgtgaCCATTTTTTAACTTAAGGCAATTTGCCACTTTGTCCCATTTAGGGCCCTGTCCTGGTGTATGGGGTAGATAAATTGGATTATTCTAAAACCATTGAATGCTGGTTAATGATCAGATATGTTCTGAttgtttgtcttcctctcccAGGTCTTGGCTCTGTGTTCTTATCCTGAACTCCTGAAAGACAATCAGTTCCCTGAGGATGCCAAGAAAAGAGCTCAGCGTATTCTGGAGGCCTGCGGAGGTCATAGTATAGGTCAGACAACTCCCCACTATTCCACCAACCGCGTTCACTTTCTCCACTTTCACCACAGCTTTTACCGATCCTTTATTTGGAGAGTCCATGCAAAGTGAAATGGTGATCGTTTGAAGTCAAGttcattttcctgtttgctAGGGGCCTACAGTGCCAGCCAGGGCATTGAGTGCATCCGACACGATGTGGCACATTTCATAGAGAAGAGAGACGGTGGAATTCCCTCCAACCCGGATAACATCTACCTCTCCACTGGGGCCAGTGATGCCATTGTGGTACGCGTTACACTTAGTCACAAATTAACATTCATTCAATTTGCAGACACCTTGGCCAGAAGTGACTCATAAGtaagaaacacacactaaaGCTACTGTGCAGTCTGAGACTTTGCACCAACTTCTGCTAAGTAATGCTTGTTTTCACTAGATGACTTCTTATTGACACTTCCCCATAAAAGTGTTGATGTAGCACTTTTGCTACACTTCCCAGAAGTGTTTTATGAGTTGATATGATATTTTAATGCAACACAGAGGATATACTTACACTGGCCCATGAATGTGTTCTTGATTTGACTTGAATGTCTGTTAATTATatactcagctgtactttgCACATCTGTGGCTAAACTATAACAACCTTTGTCAGAGTCAATAAAGCTTCCTCTGGTTTTAGGAAACCTATCCTGTACACTTAAGTACAGGCTCTCCTGATGCTTGCAGTTTTTAACCAAGCATTTTACATGTCAACGTGTTGGTTTACTCTGCTGTTATGTATTTCAGCCTTTTATTCAGCATCTCTGATGAATGTAAAACATGCTGCTAAAAAGTAAACATAAAGTTTTCTGTTCCTTCTACCTCACAACACCGTCTGTTTCCAGACCATCCTCAAGTTGCTGGTTAGCGGTGAAGGTCGGGACCGTACAGGAGTGATGATCTCCATCCCTCAGTACCCTCTGTACTCAGCCGCCTTGGCTGAGCTGGATGCGGTGCAGATCAGTTACTACCTGGATGAGGACAAGTGTTGGAGTTTGGATGTCAAAGAGCTCAGGAGAGCCCTATATGCAGCCAGGCAGCATTGTAATCCTCGTGTCCTCTGCATCATCAACCCAGGAAACCCCACTGGTATGTGTGGTGTCTTCATATGAAATTAAACAGTCACTGCAATTATTGTTATTGAGACATTGCAAGTATGGAGTTGAACTTTTATCTCCAGAAGACATTGATttagagatatttttttttctggtcttcCTGTTGCGCAGGTCAAGTCCAGAGCAGGCAGTGCATTGAAGATGTGATCCGATTTGCTAAAGAGGAGAATCTCTTCCTTATGGCTGATGAAGTAATTAGCATAAGTCATTTCCTTTTCACTCACCATTTGTTCTGTCTTAAAGAACTgataaacattttgtttgtgggGTATTGTTCATGCATGTTGCATTTCAGTCTTCACCTGATGTGGAGCGAagccagtgttttgttttttcaattgcTGATTTGATCAAAATTCTAAAAGCATCAGTGTTGGGTTCTACAGTAAGCAGCTAATATTTCCTCTCACTCATGATAACACAAACATACCTCTCATTCTAAAATACATTAAAGCACTATCCATGTAGATGTCTATATACATTGGAATTGagaactttttttaaaaaccagttAATCCTGGATGTAAAAACGGTAACATACTGAAGTGAGTGTGTGGAAAGTCAAACAATACATTGATacattgaacatttttttcttaactactctgatatttaaattattcaatgtgtttttattgaccCTATTTTCTCATCCCAGGTCTACCAGGATAATGTGTATGCAGAGGGCTGCCAGTTTCACTCCTTCAAAAAGGTTTTGTTCGAGATGGGGCCAGAGTACTCCAGCAAAGTGGAGATGGCCTCCTTCCACTCCACCTCCAAATGCTACATGGGAGAGTGAGTAGCCATACTCACATAGAAGACAGACACATTCATGTGCCACAcataaaagttttgttttgtattcatatttaaaGATAACCTGATCAGTAGGAGCGGATTCTGATATAATCAGATGTTTTCTACATTTTGTTAATCTCAATGACCTACAACAGTCATCTGCAGGTGGCAATGAAACCTAAATACCTAAAATTATGTTTGCATTGCAAATTTGCATTAGTAACAGTTATAAGTAAGATAATTCAACTGAATACAACTAGTGAACACTGTGACATGAAGTGTTAGTAAATTGGAAACATTGTTCAGAATGAAAATACAATCTCACAAAGTAGATCTCATAGAGAAAGTACTACCAAACATCATCTTTGTAAATATTCGATTATGACAAAAGCATCCTTACTCCACTTGAAGGAGACACCAGTTTTCCAGTGTATTTGATTTATGGCCCCAGGAAGAACAGTCGCTGCTGAGGCAGTGACTAATGGGGATCAGAAATCAAGAATAAAGTTCTAAGTTCACAAGAAAACAGAGAGCTTCTTTCAGTGGCCTACTACTGATTACTTCTGCCAACTATGTTCTTGTGTCTGATGTCTACTCTGGAtcatttctgtttgactttccattcctttatttgttgttgctaGGTGTGGTTTCCGTGGAGGCTACATGGAGGTGATAAACATGGACCCAGAGGTTAAGGCTCAACTCACCAAACTGGTGTCAGTGCGTTTGTGTCCCCCTGTTCCTGGACAGGCTCTTCTGGACCTGGTGGTTAACCCCCCTCAGCCTGATGAGCCCTCCTACGCCACATTTATGAAGGTCTGATAAAACATAACCTCTTACACATATCCGGGCACTTGTGTGTACGTTAACACAGAACTTACTTagtaaatatgtgaaaatgccACACCACTTTGTGTATACAAAGACTGTATTGACTCAGTTCTCTCACAGTACCAAGACAAATGTGAAAATTCAGATAACAAATTCAGTAGTTTCTGTTACACATACACAGGATCCTcttgacaaaacagaaacatagcATGTGTAGGTTGTATACTATTCTAGCGTTATGTCATGTTTGTGGCCATCAGACCCACAATGAGACACACTTGAAAGTATGCATTCTCTGAAGTCCACATCCAAACCAGAAACAAGGCTCCCCCAAATACACGGCACCACCCTGTACTCTGAAGCAGACTGGTTTCCACAGTTTGGTTTAGGTCATCAATCACTTGTCATATTAACCTGGCAGGTAAAAAAGGGCTACTGGATGTAAATACTGGAAGACATTTGCTATTAGACTGTAAGTCCACCCACAGCACAACACATTCAATACATACTAGAAATAATATGGATGGTTTAACTTGACACTGGTGTGAAAAGTCTGGAGATAAATtcacttgatttgatttgaaattgaaCCTTAGTTTGTGGAGGAAGTGCATGCTCAGTAGACACTGGGAGTATCCAGCAGCTGAATTGggtcacgtgtgtgtgtgtgtgtgtgtgtgtgtgtgtgtgtgtgtgtgtgtgtgtgtgtgtgtgtgtgtgtgtgtgagtgaccaCAGGCTTGTGATCATGTTTGGTTTGTTAACCTCTGACAATTTTAACCCCCCCCAGGAGCGGACAGCAGTGTTAGCAGCTCTTGCGGAGAAAGCCAAGCTAACAGAACAGATCTTTAACACAGTACCTGGAATCACTTGTAACCCCGTCCAGGGGGCCATGTACACCTTCCCCCGCATCAGTCTACCTCAGAAGGCCATCGACAAAGCCAAGGTCTGCTTTACATACCGCACACCAGCCTGACGTAGTTGTCTTTGGagataattttgttttaaaactgtttgtgtgtgtgtgtaggaggagGGCCAGGTCCCAGACATGTTCTACTGTatgaagctgctggaggaggaggggatcTGTCTGGTGCCAGGCAGCGGCTTCGGCCAGAGAGAGGGAACCTTCCACTTCAGGTTAGTGCAGCAACTCCAGACAGTCTCACTACAGgctgtttgtcatttgtttgaATTGACCAGACCTGagacagcacagacaggaattcacattcctcttcctgtcctcgTGTGTTCAGGATGACCATTTTGCCACCCACTGAGAAGCTGAAGCTTGTGCTCAAGAAGATCAAAGATTTTCACCTGCGTTTCACAAAAGAGTTTTCATAAGAATCCTCCATCCTGAACTGCCTCGACAAAAAACTGATTCTGTGCCTGTACCTTGAAGTGCTTTTTTGTGACTGAGGCTGCAACATCTCACTACTTCAACATCTCACCTGATTTTAATAAGAAATGTTCAGTGTTTTACACTAACCGTGAGGAACCATGAGCTTCCTTTTCACAACTGAAAACGTGCAGTGTTGATTTGTACATACGACATGTAACAGTGTTATCATGGTGCACTTTTCCAACGTATGACCCAGCCAGACTTACAGCCAGTAATTTTTTGGTAATCAGATTTAGTTAGAAAGACATTGCAGGTGTATCTCCCGCTTGCCAAGTGTTTAAAGAGTATCCATAGAATAAAGTTAGATGGATCAACGTTAATGTGAATGGCCAAGTACTCCCAAAGTAGTCCTTGCCTGTTCCAGATATTTGCCATTTGTAACACAAATTTTTAATTGTTCGTATGTGTAAATTAATGCAAACATAAATTAAAACACTTGAATTCCTAATATTTGTTCTCTTAAATGTATTCACAGCTGAATCCTATGTTTGAAAAACACTTCCATCTTGAGAGATTCAAAGTAACAGTCACATTTGAGTGTTGGCACACAAAGCTGCCAtcattttgggttttatttaaaaagacttAAATCTTCAACAGTGCTtacatgcttttagaaacataAGAAAGCCAAATCTCGAGATGAACAGAAACTAAAAAGGATGATTGAACATGGTAATCATCACTTAACTCAGTAACACCGTTTGATTCCACTTCAGTCCCTCCACCTTCTCAGAGGCCTCCTGTCAGCGTCATCTAAGACTGCCTGAGAGCAATAAGAGTTCTTAGCCACTGTTCAAGAGAATGTTTCAGAGTTCATCTCTTTTCTGTAGTTTTGTGGCATGGTTTTCTATGAACTTGCTCAGTCCATCTATGGTTCTGTCTCCACCTTCCAATTTGATGGGGCTCTGCTTGCTGTTGCTTGGGGCAAAGTATATTGTGGGGAAGCCTTCTACTTTGTAGCTGTCGTTTGGCACATCGTTGGCTGTGGCGTCCATCTTGGCAATCACTAGGTTCTTCTCCCCTTTGTACTTCTTTCCCAGAGCCAAATAATCAGGCTCCAGTTTCTTACAGTGGCCACACCAAGGGGCATAAAACTCAATCAAGACATCTTTTTGGGTATCCATGACGATCTCATCGAAAGTTTTTCCCACCACAACCTTAACCGGTCCTTTGTTGTTCTTTGGCACTGGCTGAGACTTAATGATGGGCTGGAGCTTTCCTGTATGGGAGAAAGAAGAATAAAGTCACTGTCAAAGGGCCTCACAATccttacaaacaaaacatgcttCTTTAATGTGATCCTTCAACATTCACatcagtttaaattaaaaacactcaCCTTTCTtaaaagctaaaacaaactCTTGCAGGACATCAGAGTCAAACTCATCAGGGTCCATGGCATACTTTTTTCCACCATCTGCCAAGATTCCCACATTTACTTCCTCTCCACTCTCACTCAGACCCAGGCTCTTCAGCTCGTCTGCATAGTCTTCCTCATCAGCAATTGCAAAAGTGTACTCTGGAAACTTGTTGGCCACCTCAAGTACCTTAGACCTCCAGAACTGTGTAGCTAAAGGAGGAGGAATGACATAGGGAGCTttgttaataaaacatttttggatttaATACAGCTTGTGGTTGATAGGAATGTTGTGTGTTGTACTTGGTGAATGGAAATGTGCCTTCACAGCATTAAGTTCAGTCAACTTTTGTTTAACTGTGCCAAAGGTAAAACAATTCAATCTTATAAATAGCTAAATTAAATGACCCCTAACCTTATTAGtcagatcaaaaaaaaaaaaaaaaaaaaaaaaaaattataaactCACCTTTCCTGTAGTCAAAGCTGAAGTCAACTCCATAATAAACAACCACCAGGGGTCGTTTTGTGTAGCGCTTTGCATCATTGCTTGGTTTCCGGTGCCCCACCAGGGGAACCTCGTGCTTTTTGAAGAACTCCTGAACGTCTGACACCGATGTCAAATCCTAAGCAATAAACATGGAGTTCAAACATGCCTTtcttaaatgtcagaaaattatattttcagatggatgcagttaaaacaaaaaatggccTTAAAGTAAAACCTcttgctgacaaaaaaaaggcagtaCCTTGACTGTGAGTACGTGGGACGCTGGCTCATACTTGGAGTGGAACTTCTCAGGTTGAACAATGACAATCTGACCAGGTGATGCTTTGAGATGTTTGCTCacttcagagctgaaggtgtGACGGAAGGTGAAGTCTTCCCTCAGGGCATTACCTGCCAGACAGACAAGCAACACGGGCCTGTTAGATATATGTAGAATGCTGAGAAAGTTTAAAGTTTGGCAGAAAAATATAGATAGCAGAATGTGAACCACGATTAACAGTCAAACAAGTTCAAGCAAGAGGAGCATGTTTAATGCATCATTGCGAAGAACAGCTAGGAGATTATTTGCAGTCTTGATGACATTGAATTGCAAAACatacattattaataaaatTGTGGTGGGACTACTTACAAGCCTCGATGTAGATCTCATAGGCTGCGTCTTGTTCGCTGGAGAATACACCGACTATGACGGCATCATCCCCGTCCTTGATAAGCTCCTGCACCTGTTTCCAAGCCTGCACCTGTTTGGTGGGAGGACCCGCTTGCTCACCCATATATTCAACAATGCCTGCAGGGAGAGTGAAAGGAGtgcatcactgctgctgaaaagaaaggaaatgtgcACACAGATCCACGTGTATGCAAACATCAGTTTGCATGGAGAACAGTAAAGACCGATATGACAGTCTGTGACCTACCGTATTTCTCCCTGGGTCCATTGTAATCAAACACTTTGCCCTTCCTGAAGATCTTGAGGGTGGGATAGCCTGTAACCTCAAAACGTGTGGCAATTTCACTCTCCACAGTGGCATCAACCTTGGCCAGAGGAATGGGAGGAGAGCGCTGGCTCAGCTCCTTGGCTGCCTTCTCGTACTCTGGAGCCAAGCGCTTACAGTGTCCACACCTGCAGGTCAGTCACAACAGGCAAGCGataagtttttttatttacattgaGAGACCGTGACACTAAAACTACCTGTTTCATCAGGAACAGACTGCTGACTTACCATGGGGCATAAAACTCCACCAGGATGATGTCTGCATTATTAACTGTCTCATCAAAGTTGTCTTTGGTCAGCACCAATGTGGCCTCGGGAGGGGGTTTCCAATCTGGCTGAGCCACCTCTTTCACTCGCTCCACA from Echeneis naucrates chromosome 20, fEcheNa1.1, whole genome shotgun sequence includes:
- the si:ch211-217a12.1 gene encoding alanine aminotransferase 2-like, whose amino-acid sequence is MSQQAMNGVPQRGKLLTLDNMNPKVKRVEYAVRGPIVQRAVQIEKELREGVKKPFTEVIKANIGDAHAMGQKPITFLRQVLALCSYPELLKDNQFPEDAKKRAQRILEACGGHSIGAYSASQGIECIRHDVAHFIEKRDGGIPSNPDNIYLSTGASDAIVTILKLLVSGEGRDRTGVMISIPQYPLYSAALAELDAVQISYYLDEDKCWSLDVKELRRALYAARQHCNPRVLCIINPGNPTGQVQSRQCIEDVIRFAKEENLFLMADEVYQDNVYAEGCQFHSFKKVLFEMGPEYSSKVEMASFHSTSKCYMGECGFRGGYMEVINMDPEVKAQLTKLVSVRLCPPVPGQALLDLVVNPPQPDEPSYATFMKERTAVLAALAEKAKLTEQIFNTVPGITCNPVQGAMYTFPRISLPQKAIDKAKEEGQVPDMFYCMKLLEEEGICLVPGSGFGQREGTFHFRMTILPPTEKLKLVLKKIKDFHLRFTKEFS
- the pdia4 gene encoding protein disulfide-isomerase A4, which encodes MRKVALLLVVLLGVAYFTTVSRCEDDVTEEDAADEDSDDEEVDEDEEDDTEVKEENGVLILTDNNYDTFIEGKDTVLVEFYAPWCGHCKQFAPEYEKIAQALKENEPAIPVAKVDATVASELASRFEVSGYPTIKILKNGEAVDYDGERTQKAIVERVKEVAQPDWKPPPEATLVLTKDNFDETVNNADIILVEFYAPWCGHCKRLAPEYEKAAKELSQRSPPIPLAKVDATVESEIATRFEVTGYPTLKIFRKGKVFDYNGPREKYGIVEYMGEQAGPPTKQVQAWKQVQELIKDGDDAVIVGVFSSEQDAAYEIYIEACNALREDFTFRHTFSSEVSKHLKASPGQIVIVQPEKFHSKYEPASHVLTVKDLTSVSDVQEFFKKHEVPLVGHRKPSNDAKRYTKRPLVVVYYGVDFSFDYRKATQFWRSKVLEVANKFPEYTFAIADEEDYADELKSLGLSESGEEVNVGILADGGKKYAMDPDEFDSDVLQEFVLAFKKGKLQPIIKSQPVPKNNKGPVKVVVGKTFDEIVMDTQKDVLIEFYAPWCGHCKKLEPDYLALGKKYKGEKNLVIAKMDATANDVPNDSYKVEGFPTIYFAPSNSKQSPIKLEGGDRTIDGLSKFIENHATKLQKRDEL